In Ipomoea triloba cultivar NCNSP0323 chromosome 15, ASM357664v1, one genomic interval encodes:
- the LOC116006454 gene encoding uncharacterized protein LOC116006454, which translates to MPRCPPLRSAIRSSHRLPHTPGGLRESNSVREELPASSVAPADGSSNVAGNHDGGCSSDLWLGDGRPIRGSIIFVDQYMVRSFSSCIDCAGCRLYIDSGAVDQYSLRTFSNCINCVGCRFYTASKAVSYKLYCFISSSLQFFISLLIANFSFYFVAQV; encoded by the exons ATGCCCAGATGCCCTCCTCTTCGATCGGCGATTAGATCTAGCCATCGCTTACCGCACACACCTGGGGGGCTTCGTGAATCGAACAGCGTCAGGGAGGAGCTACCTGCTTCGTCCGTTGCTCCTGCCGACGGATCTTCCAACGTCGCCGGCAATCATGACGGTGGCTGCTCCTCCGATCTCTGGCTCGGGGATGGGAGACCTATTAGAGGCAGCATTATATTT GTTGACCAGTATATGGTGAGGAGTTTCTCAAGTTGCATTGATTGTGCTGGCTGTAGATTATATATTGATTCCGGAGCT GTTGACCAGTATTCGCTGAGGACTTTTTCCAACTGCATCAATTGTGTTGGCTGTAGGTTCTATACTGCTTCAAAAGCTGTAAGTTATAAACtttattgttttatatcttcaagtttacaattttttatatctcttttaattgcaaatttttctttctattttgtaGCACAAGTATAA
- the LOC116005557 gene encoding uncharacterized protein LOC116005557 — translation MRGKCIRNFISKGRSKRCLSRNPLTSALRISFSTSLKRRSRKETSSLAATVALTDEGVKVAEEEAMKVERLERRLPNLFRVGETSVDGCSMIVVTLESYTEQKLNNGWG, via the exons ATGCGTGGGAAGTGCATCAGGAATTTCATAAGCAAAGGCAGATCGAAACGGTGCCTATCTCGAAATCCTCTGACGTCGGCATTAAGGATAAGCTTCTCAACCTCCTTGAAGCGACGATCGAGAAAGGAAACATCATCTCTGGCGGCGACGGTAGCTTTGACGGACGAAGGAGTAAAGGTTGCGGAGGAAGAAGCCATGAAAGTGGAGAGGTTGGAGAGGCGATTGCCGAACCTGTTCCGAG TTGGAGAGACGAGTGTGGATGGCTGCTCAATGATTGTTGTTACGTTGGAGTCATATACGGAACAAAAGTTGAACAATGGTTGGGGATAA
- the LOC116007456 gene encoding tropinone reductase homolog gives MASDEQCGFNQRWSLKGITALVSGGTRGIGAAIVEELAGFGAEVHTCSRNQKELDQKVQEWQAKGFNVSGSVCDLASGEQRKHLIHTVSSLFNAKLNILVNNAAISKMVKATDYDAEEFSRIIETNLESPYHLTQLAYPLLKATGNASVVFISSLAGHVALPAFSVYGSSKAAINQLTKNLACEWGKDGIRVNAVSPSGVKTTPIKLDEIDPSILKVYGGIMTRTALKPIAEANEISPLVAFLCLPAAASHITGQVILIDGGYTAGGFHF, from the exons ATGGCAAGTGATGAGCAGTGTGGCTTCAACCAGAGATGGTCCTTAAAGGGGATCACAGCTTTGGTTTCTGGCGGCACCAGAGGCATTGG GGCTGCCATAGTGGAGGAGCTGGCTGGGTTCGGGGCGGAGGTTCATACCTGTTCTCGGAATCAGAAAGAGCTTGACCAGAAGGTCCAGGAATGGCAGGCTAAAGGCTTCAATGTTTCCGGTTCAGTCTGCGACTTAGCCTCAGGAGAACAGAGAAAACACCTCATTCATACTGTATCTTCCCTCTTCAATGCCAAGCTCAACATCCTT GTGAACAACGCTGCAATTAGTAAGATGGTGAAAGCAACGGATTATGATGCAGAAGAGTTTTCACGAATAATTGAAACAAATTTGGAGTCACCCTACCACCTGACGCAACTCGCATACCCTCTCCTCAAAGCCACTGGAAACGCCAGCGTGGTCTTCATTTCGTCTCTTGCAGGCCACGTGGCATTGCCTGCATTCTCTGTTTATGGATCCTCCAAAG ctgctATTAATCAGCTTACGAAGAATTTGGCATGCGAATGGGGAAAAGATGGCATCAGAGTCAATGCTGTTTCCCCATCCGGCGTAAAGACAACACCCATAAAACTC GATGAAATTGATCCATCAATATTGAAAGTGTATGGTGGAATTATGACGAGAACTGCATTGAAGCCAATAGCAGAAGCTAATGAGATATCTCCATTGGTAGCATTCCTTTGTCTTCCCGCAGCTGCTTCACACATCACTGGCCAGGTTATCCTCATCGATGGAGGCTACACAGCTGGAGGCTTCCACTtctaa